The Pricia mediterranea genome includes a window with the following:
- a CDS encoding universal stress protein yields MKNILLPTDFSNNSWNAIKYALALFKGEQCTFHLLNVYTPAIASSRFMAASFEQGTFEDGARIHSERGLERMVRRIKNVDSASGHHYRTLSSFSLLVDAIRDTVEKHDIDLIITGTKGASGLKEVFMGGNTVRIIKSIKNCPVLAIPQSFEFAAPSEIAFATDFNRFYTISELRPLLDMAKMFNAVIRIVHVQYEIKALTELQQFNLGMLRKYLRPVEHYVHTVSELNSVSKTLEMFTDELDIHLLAMLNYQHSYVERMTREPVVKRVAFHTQIPLLVIPELGMGVSPRWKSSETDAVSH; encoded by the coding sequence ATGAAAAATATTCTATTGCCAACAGATTTTTCGAATAACTCGTGGAATGCCATTAAGTATGCCCTGGCGCTTTTCAAGGGGGAGCAGTGTACCTTTCATTTACTGAACGTATATACACCTGCCATTGCCAGTAGTCGATTTATGGCCGCCAGTTTTGAACAGGGTACTTTTGAGGACGGCGCGCGGATACATTCCGAAAGGGGACTTGAGAGGATGGTACGGCGGATTAAGAACGTTGACAGCGCTAGTGGCCACCACTATAGAACCCTTTCCTCTTTTAGTTTATTGGTCGATGCGATCCGTGATACGGTGGAAAAACATGATATCGATTTAATAATTACCGGGACAAAGGGAGCGTCAGGCCTTAAGGAAGTGTTCATGGGTGGGAATACGGTCCGCATCATAAAGTCCATCAAGAATTGTCCCGTGTTGGCCATACCTCAATCCTTTGAGTTCGCCGCTCCTTCAGAAATTGCCTTTGCCACCGATTTCAACCGATTTTACACCATTTCTGAACTGCGGCCCCTTCTCGATATGGCAAAAATGTTCAATGCGGTCATTCGAATTGTACACGTGCAATATGAAATAAAGGCCCTAACGGAACTTCAGCAGTTTAACCTCGGGATGTTGCGTAAATATCTAAGGCCCGTTGAACATTACGTGCATACGGTCTCCGAGTTGAACTCAGTTTCCAAGACCTTGGAGATGTTTACGGACGAATTGGACATACACTTACTGGCCATGCTCAATTATCAGCACAGCTATGTAGAGCGTATGACCAGGGAACCCGTGGTCAAACGTGTTGCGTTTCACACTCAAATTCCCCTTCTGGTAATTCCTGAGCTGGGTATGGGGGTGTCTCCGCGGTGGAAATCCTCCGAAACGGATGCGGTTTCACATTGA
- the ccoG gene encoding cytochrome c oxidase accessory protein CcoG: MSQDSEHFRDSIGTVDKEGKRTWVFPKKPSGRYYEYRKYVSYVLLAFLFAAPFVKINGNQFLMFNVLERRFNVFGLPFWPQDFYLFVVLMIIGVVFIAFFTVAFGRIFCGWMCPQTIFMEMVFRRIEYWIDGDRGAQIKLDRQPWNAEKIRKRGLKWTVFFLISFLIANIFLAYLIGSDRLIQYIMEGPLQHLSIMVSLLIFTAVFFFVFAWFREQVCIIACPYGRMQSVLLDNKSIVVAYDHKRGEDENGRKKFRKNEDREALGHGDCIDCFQCVNVCPTGIDIRNGTQLECVNCTACIDACDHMMENVNLPKGLIRYASEDEIVKKEKFKFTPRLKGYSAVLTILIGLLIGMLFLRNDVEANILRLPGQLYEHKGETIISNVFTYKLVNKTTRDIPDIHFELISHKGTINVVRQGEFKIPAQELAEGTLFVEIDNGALDSDKEKVKIGVYSGDELIETTNTMFMGPRSFR, translated from the coding sequence ATGTCACAAGATTCGGAACATTTTAGGGACAGCATCGGTACCGTCGATAAAGAGGGCAAGCGGACTTGGGTATTTCCAAAAAAACCTAGTGGTAGGTACTATGAATACCGTAAGTATGTCAGCTACGTACTTTTGGCCTTTTTATTCGCTGCCCCGTTCGTTAAGATCAACGGCAACCAGTTCTTGATGTTCAATGTACTGGAACGCCGGTTCAATGTATTCGGACTCCCATTTTGGCCACAAGATTTTTATCTGTTCGTGGTACTGATGATCATTGGGGTAGTTTTTATCGCTTTCTTTACCGTGGCTTTCGGCCGTATTTTCTGTGGATGGATGTGTCCCCAGACCATCTTTATGGAAATGGTCTTCCGCCGCATCGAATACTGGATCGACGGAGATCGGGGTGCCCAGATCAAGCTGGACCGCCAACCATGGAACGCTGAAAAAATAAGGAAGCGGGGGCTAAAATGGACTGTTTTCTTTTTGATCTCGTTCTTGATCGCCAATATCTTTCTCGCTTATCTCATCGGTAGCGATAGGTTGATTCAGTATATTATGGAAGGACCACTGCAGCATCTCAGCATCATGGTCTCCCTCTTGATCTTTACCGCGGTTTTCTTCTTTGTATTCGCTTGGTTTCGGGAACAGGTCTGCATCATCGCCTGCCCCTATGGTAGAATGCAAAGTGTACTGCTCGATAACAAGTCTATCGTAGTAGCCTACGACCATAAACGCGGGGAAGATGAAAACGGAAGAAAAAAATTCCGTAAAAATGAAGATCGCGAGGCGTTAGGCCACGGCGATTGTATCGACTGCTTTCAATGCGTGAACGTATGCCCGACGGGCATCGATATTCGAAACGGCACCCAGCTTGAATGTGTCAACTGTACCGCCTGTATCGACGCCTGTGACCATATGATGGAAAACGTCAATCTTCCAAAAGGGCTGATCCGCTACGCCAGTGAAGATGAAATCGTAAAAAAGGAAAAATTCAAATTCACTCCCAGACTTAAAGGGTACAGCGCAGTACTGACGATTTTGATCGGCCTTCTGATAGGCATGCTCTTTTTGCGCAACGATGTCGAGGCCAACATCCTGAGACTGCCCGGACAGCTCTACGAGCACAAAGGCGAAACCATCATCAGCAATGTATTTACCTATAAGCTGGTCAATAAGACGACAAGGGATATCCCAGATATACACTTTGAACTTATATCTCACAAGGGAACAATAAATGTAGTGCGCCAAGGTGAATTCAAGATACCGGCGCAAGAACTGGCCGAAGGAACCCTGTTCGTAGAAATCGACAATGGAGCGCTTGACAGTGATAAGGAAAAAGTGAAGATTGGCGTTTACAGTGGGGATGAACTCATTGAAACGACCAATACCATGTTCATGGGACCGCGAAGTTTTAGGTAA
- a CDS encoding Crp/Fnr family transcriptional regulator produces MEDGIPTRCEQCIVRQFNSLRAMSKEELRRVSESKTTKLVKKGDSIFKEGEKLKGVYCVRGGVSKLSKLSANGKDQIVKLATKGEVLGQRSVIVDENTNLSATAVDDMEVCFIPKETIVNSLNSNPDFAVEMLRHMAHDLKEADDVIVNMGQKTVKQRIAEAFFYLKANFGEDKDGFLLLKLSREDIANVVGTATESCIRIISEFKKKGYLKTSGKKVAIIDEEGLRNVVDGF; encoded by the coding sequence ATGGAAGACGGAATACCAACCCGATGTGAGCAGTGTATCGTACGGCAGTTCAATTCTTTACGGGCGATGAGCAAGGAAGAGCTGCGGCGCGTTTCGGAAAGTAAGACCACCAAACTCGTCAAGAAGGGAGATTCCATATTTAAGGAAGGGGAAAAGCTTAAAGGTGTATACTGTGTGCGGGGCGGGGTTTCTAAACTTTCGAAGCTAAGTGCGAACGGTAAAGATCAGATTGTCAAACTGGCCACCAAGGGCGAGGTACTGGGGCAACGCTCGGTAATCGTAGACGAGAATACCAATTTAAGCGCTACGGCGGTCGATGATATGGAGGTATGTTTTATTCCAAAGGAGACGATTGTGAACAGCTTGAATTCCAATCCTGACTTTGCCGTGGAAATGCTACGTCATATGGCCCATGATCTGAAGGAGGCCGACGATGTCATCGTCAATATGGGCCAAAAGACGGTCAAACAACGTATTGCCGAAGCCTTTTTCTATCTCAAAGCCAACTTTGGAGAGGATAAAGACGGATTTCTGCTCCTGAAACTATCTCGGGAAGACATTGCCAATGTGGTCGGTACCGCTACGGAATCGTGCATCCGTATCATTTCCGAATTCAAGAAAAAGGGGTATTTAAAGACTTCCGGTAAGAAGGTAGCCATTATTGATGAAGAGGGACTTCGGAACGTGGTCGATGGATTTTAA
- a CDS encoding CcoQ/FixQ family Cbb3-type cytochrome c oxidase assembly chaperone has product MLKFVKGYMESIEDVATYPMISLLIFFIFFVLLFWWVFTTSKSHIKEMSEMPLEEDNHTNSD; this is encoded by the coding sequence ATGCTAAAATTCGTAAAAGGGTATATGGAAAGCATCGAGGATGTAGCCACCTACCCGATGATATCGCTGCTTATTTTTTTTATATTCTTTGTTCTGCTATTTTGGTGGGTGTTTACGACATCGAAATCCCATATCAAGGAAATGAGCGAAATGCCGTTGGAAGAGGATAACCATACCAACAGCGATTAG
- a CDS encoding FixH family protein, which translates to MKLNWGTSIVIAFVAFISFILFFVVRMSTDYRANHDLVTEDYYKATLEYQDEIDAEQNANASAPLQLEKSPDGVLLTFPENFAPEGVNGTVSFYRPSNKNFDFDLPIDLSTTQFLVPDKRLLDGRWDIKVAYEYESEMYLHKESIVY; encoded by the coding sequence ATGAAACTGAATTGGGGAACATCTATTGTTATCGCGTTTGTCGCCTTCATTAGCTTTATTCTTTTTTTCGTAGTGCGAATGAGTACCGATTACCGGGCCAACCATGACCTGGTTACCGAAGACTATTATAAGGCCACGCTCGAATATCAAGATGAAATCGATGCCGAACAAAATGCGAACGCGAGCGCCCCGTTACAGCTTGAAAAATCGCCGGATGGTGTGCTGTTGACCTTTCCCGAAAACTTCGCCCCGGAGGGCGTAAACGGTACCGTCTCCTTTTATCGGCCTTCCAACAAGAATTTTGATTTTGACCTGCCCATCGACCTGTCCACCACACAGTTCCTCGTACCCGACAAACGCCTGCTAGATGGCCGATGGGATATCAAGGTAGCCTATGAGTACGAGAGCGAAATGTATTTGCACAAAGAAAGTATAGTTTACTAA
- the ccoN gene encoding cytochrome-c oxidase, cbb3-type subunit I produces the protein MEVQQFYYDNKIVKKFLYATMFWGIVGMSVGLLLAFMFMFPNLTDGISWLSFGRLRPLHTNAVIFAFVGNAIYAGVYYSTQRLLKARMWSDALSNFNFWGWQAIIVAAAITLPLGYTTTKEYAELEWPIDIAITLVWVAFGANLIGTMLRRRQRHLYVAIWFYLATFVTVAVLHIFNSLELPVSALKSYSVYAGVQDALVQWWYGHNAVAFFLTTPFLGLMYYFVPKAANRPVYSYKLSIIHFWSLIFIYIWAGPHHLLYSSLPDWAQNLGVAFSIMLLAPSWGGMINGLLTLRGAWDKVRTDPVLKFMVVAITGYGMATFEGPMLSLKNVNAIAHFSDWIIAHVHVGALAWNGFLTFGMIYWLIPKMTKTRLHSVGLANFHFWIGTLGIILYALPMYVAGFTQALMWKEFNPDGTLVYGNFLETVNEIMPMYWMRAIGGSMYIVGACVMIYNVVQTVRAGRAIEDELAEAPALTRVSKKRTAGETLHSWLERKPIQMTIWATVAILIGGIVQIVPTILVKSNIPTISSVKPYTPLELEGRDLYIREGCVSCHSQMVRPFRSEVERYGEYSKAGEYVYDHPFLWGSKRTGPDLHRIGGKYSDNWHFNHMYDPQSTSSGSIMPSYSWLIFDEHDRSDVKKKMEAMVTLGVPYTEEEIANAEVAMDEQATQIEKNLYTDPDFAKSYEADKKYAAENDEEFVEMRDREIVSLIAYLQRLGTDINAKGADEMVSGK, from the coding sequence ATGGAAGTACAGCAGTTCTATTACGATAACAAAATCGTAAAAAAGTTCCTCTACGCAACGATGTTCTGGGGCATCGTGGGAATGTCCGTCGGCCTCTTGTTGGCTTTTATGTTTATGTTCCCCAACCTGACCGATGGTATTTCGTGGTTGAGTTTCGGGCGGTTGCGTCCGTTGCACACCAATGCGGTCATATTTGCCTTCGTCGGGAACGCCATCTACGCCGGGGTCTACTACTCCACCCAACGCTTGCTCAAAGCGAGGATGTGGAGCGATGCGCTTAGCAATTTTAACTTTTGGGGGTGGCAGGCGATTATTGTGGCGGCGGCCATTACCCTTCCGCTGGGCTATACCACCACCAAGGAATATGCGGAGCTGGAATGGCCCATCGATATTGCCATTACCTTGGTCTGGGTTGCTTTCGGCGCCAACCTTATAGGTACCATGCTCCGAAGGAGACAGCGCCACCTGTACGTGGCGATCTGGTTTTACCTTGCCACGTTCGTAACGGTAGCCGTACTTCATATATTCAACAGTCTGGAGTTACCGGTCAGTGCCTTGAAAAGCTACTCGGTTTACGCCGGGGTTCAGGATGCCCTGGTGCAATGGTGGTACGGCCACAATGCGGTGGCATTTTTTTTGACAACTCCCTTTTTGGGCCTGATGTACTATTTCGTACCCAAGGCGGCCAACAGACCTGTCTATTCCTACAAACTGTCCATCATACACTTCTGGTCCCTCATCTTCATATATATCTGGGCCGGCCCGCACCATTTGCTGTATTCGTCCTTGCCAGACTGGGCGCAAAACCTAGGGGTAGCTTTCTCCATTATGCTGTTGGCACCCTCTTGGGGCGGAATGATCAACGGCTTGCTTACCCTTCGGGGCGCGTGGGACAAAGTTCGAACCGACCCCGTGCTTAAATTCATGGTCGTGGCGATTACGGGCTACGGTATGGCCACCTTTGAAGGGCCCATGCTATCCCTTAAAAACGTCAACGCCATCGCGCATTTTAGCGACTGGATCATTGCCCACGTACACGTCGGCGCCTTGGCATGGAACGGATTTTTGACCTTTGGGATGATTTACTGGCTGATTCCAAAAATGACCAAGACCCGATTGCACTCTGTAGGGCTGGCGAACTTTCATTTTTGGATAGGGACCTTGGGGATCATCCTGTACGCCCTCCCTATGTACGTCGCCGGATTCACCCAAGCCTTAATGTGGAAGGAATTTAACCCAGATGGCACCTTGGTCTACGGTAACTTCCTAGAAACCGTGAACGAGATCATGCCCATGTACTGGATGCGTGCCATTGGTGGCAGCATGTACATTGTCGGTGCCTGTGTGATGATCTATAACGTGGTACAGACCGTACGCGCAGGCAGAGCGATCGAGGATGAACTGGCCGAAGCACCGGCACTTACCCGGGTTTCAAAGAAAAGAACCGCCGGTGAAACCTTGCACAGTTGGTTGGAGCGCAAACCGATTCAAATGACCATTTGGGCAACTGTCGCCATCCTTATCGGGGGTATCGTACAGATCGTACCGACAATTTTGGTGAAATCGAACATACCGACGATATCCAGCGTCAAACCCTATACGCCGTTGGAACTTGAAGGTCGCGACCTATATATCCGCGAAGGTTGTGTCAGCTGCCATTCGCAGATGGTACGCCCATTCCGCAGTGAGGTCGAACGCTATGGGGAATATTCCAAGGCAGGGGAGTATGTGTACGACCATCCCTTTTTATGGGGCAGCAAGCGTACCGGTCCGGATCTGCACCGCATAGGTGGAAAATATTCGGATAATTGGCATTTCAACCATATGTATGACCCGCAGAGCACCTCTTCAGGCTCTATTATGCCCTCCTATTCCTGGTTGATATTCGACGAACACGATCGAAGCGACGTTAAAAAGAAAATGGAAGCTATGGTAACGCTCGGCGTGCCCTATACCGAAGAGGAAATCGCCAATGCGGAGGTCGCTATGGACGAGCAGGCGACCCAAATCGAGAAGAACCTCTATACCGACCCCGACTTCGCCAAGAGTTATGAGGCGGACAAGAAATATGCCGCTGAAAACGATGAGGAGTTCGTAGAGATGCGCGACCGTGAAATTGTATCGTTGATTGCCTATCTACAACGCTTGGGCACGGATATCAATGCTAAGGGGGCGGATGAGATGGTCTCCGGAAAATGA
- a CDS encoding heavy metal translocating P-type ATPase, with product MQRIECYHCGDDCGKHPMVFDKRQFCCNGCKTVYEIFTSNDLSYYYDLQSAAGATPATVESKYDFLDTDTIIERLTEFNDTDLQIVDLYVPHIHCSSCIWVLENLNRLNPAISGSQVNFPKKTLRISYNPKKTTLRQVVVLLAKIGYEPYISLDDFDNEKKDTDRSLIYKLGVAGFAFGNVMFLSFPDYLDLSASQTSGGEFWLNQYETVFRWMMFAFSLPVVFYAGSGYFISAYQGLRHRFLNIDVPIALGILVLFLRSTIEIMFNWGNGFFDSLTGLVFFLLLGKFFQQKTYAFLSFERDYKSYFPIAITRITSEGKEVSTQVNEIEKGDRLLIRNEELIPVDGILINGDARIDYSFVTGESEPVRKQSGDKLYAGGKQLRGAIEMEALKSVSQSYLTQLWGNSVFQGTSQSKFRTLTDGIGKRFTIAVLTIAFTATAFWLYLDPSKALNVFTAVLIIACPCAIALAAPFTLGNLLRIFGRKKLYLKDTRTIEQLALINTVVFDKTGTITTSQKSTATYEGMPLTAEEESLLKNTLRSSNHPLSRSLYDLLAEQDIITLDEYEEHLGKGLQGSKDNDHMKIGSPEFVGNRQPTDALDTSVHISNNDSYKGKYVFHNHYREGADVMFHAMSESLDLAILSGDNEGEKGRLQQMLPRNTPLHFNQKPESKLEFIESRQEQGKKVMMLGDGLNDAGALAQADVGIAISENVNVFSPACDGILDATKFQQFYTYIVASRKAMHIVKLCFILSLTYNVIGLYFAVTGQLRPVIAAILMPLSSVSVVAFATLMTNLLGRKLK from the coding sequence ATGCAGAGGATCGAATGTTATCATTGCGGTGACGATTGCGGCAAACATCCCATGGTATTCGACAAACGCCAATTTTGTTGCAATGGCTGCAAGACGGTCTATGAGATCTTCACCTCGAACGACCTCTCCTACTACTATGATCTACAATCTGCCGCCGGTGCCACCCCGGCAACGGTCGAAAGCAAATACGACTTTCTCGATACCGACACGATTATCGAACGCCTGACGGAATTCAACGACACCGACCTACAGATCGTCGATCTCTACGTTCCCCATATCCACTGCAGTTCCTGCATATGGGTACTCGAAAACCTGAACAGGCTGAATCCCGCTATAAGCGGTTCGCAGGTCAATTTTCCAAAAAAAACACTGCGGATCTCCTATAATCCCAAGAAAACCACCTTGAGACAAGTGGTGGTGCTACTCGCAAAAATCGGGTACGAGCCCTACATCTCCCTAGATGATTTTGATAACGAAAAAAAGGATACCGACCGCAGCCTTATCTACAAATTGGGAGTAGCGGGCTTTGCGTTCGGTAACGTTATGTTCCTGTCCTTTCCGGATTATCTCGATCTGTCCGCAAGCCAAACATCCGGGGGGGAATTCTGGCTCAACCAGTACGAAACGGTATTTCGCTGGATGATGTTCGCCTTCTCCTTGCCCGTGGTCTTCTACGCCGGAAGCGGATATTTTATTTCGGCATATCAGGGTCTCCGCCATCGTTTTCTGAATATTGACGTACCTATTGCCTTAGGTATTCTGGTGCTCTTTCTTCGAAGTACAATTGAAATCATGTTCAATTGGGGAAATGGATTTTTCGATTCGCTCACGGGATTGGTCTTCTTTTTATTGTTGGGAAAATTCTTTCAACAGAAAACCTATGCCTTTCTGTCATTTGAGCGGGATTACAAATCGTATTTCCCCATCGCGATTACTAGGATAACATCCGAGGGAAAAGAGGTGTCCACGCAAGTCAACGAAATCGAAAAGGGCGATCGGTTGCTGATCCGCAACGAGGAACTGATTCCTGTTGATGGAATTCTTATCAACGGGGACGCCCGAATCGACTATAGTTTTGTGACCGGAGAATCGGAGCCGGTACGCAAACAGTCGGGGGACAAGTTGTACGCAGGCGGGAAACAGCTGCGCGGTGCCATTGAAATGGAAGCCTTGAAATCGGTATCACAATCGTACCTGACCCAATTATGGGGCAACTCCGTTTTCCAAGGCACGTCCCAGAGCAAGTTCAGGACGCTCACCGACGGCATAGGCAAACGTTTTACCATCGCCGTGCTGACCATTGCCTTTACGGCGACCGCTTTTTGGCTTTATCTTGATCCCAGCAAGGCCTTGAATGTCTTTACTGCGGTACTTATCATTGCCTGCCCCTGTGCTATTGCCCTTGCGGCACCATTTACCTTGGGTAACCTTTTGCGCATCTTCGGACGTAAAAAATTATACCTAAAAGATACGCGAACCATCGAGCAGCTCGCCCTGATCAATACCGTGGTTTTCGATAAAACCGGCACCATAACCACCTCGCAGAAAAGTACGGCGACCTACGAAGGCATGCCCTTGACCGCCGAAGAGGAATCTCTCTTGAAAAATACCCTCAGAAGCTCGAACCATCCCCTGAGCCGTTCGTTATACGATTTACTCGCCGAACAGGACATTATCACCCTCGATGAATACGAAGAACATCTGGGCAAAGGCCTACAGGGCTCAAAAGATAACGACCATATGAAAATCGGTTCCCCCGAATTTGTGGGGAATCGGCAACCAACGGATGCGCTCGATACCTCGGTACACATCAGCAACAACGATTCATACAAGGGTAAATACGTGTTTCATAACCACTATCGCGAGGGAGCCGATGTCATGTTCCATGCAATGTCGGAATCGTTGGATCTTGCCATTCTTTCGGGGGACAACGAAGGTGAAAAAGGACGTTTACAACAAATGCTTCCGCGAAATACGCCTCTGCATTTCAACCAAAAACCCGAAAGCAAGCTCGAATTTATAGAATCACGCCAAGAACAAGGAAAAAAGGTAATGATGCTGGGAGATGGATTGAACGATGCAGGGGCATTGGCCCAGGCAGACGTGGGCATCGCCATTTCGGAAAACGTAAACGTTTTCTCACCGGCCTGTGACGGCATACTCGATGCAACCAAATTTCAGCAGTTCTATACCTACATTGTGGCGTCACGTAAAGCAATGCATATCGTCAAGCTTTGCTTTATTCTGTCTTTGACGTACAATGTAATCGGACTCTATTTTGCGGTGACGGGGCAACTACGGCCCGTAATAGCTGCCATTCTAATGCCCTTAAGCTCCGTCAGCGTGGTAGCTTTTGCTACCCTAATGACCAATTTGCTGGGAAGAAAACTGAAATAA
- a CDS encoding cbb3-type cytochrome c oxidase N-terminal domain-containing protein, producing MKHNRLWWLRIPVLFFAVLGLMELFIDSGNLPAIIAYPMAQVFMLFVLLLLIAIEGILAAIENVMFHTLDDAAKERYLASKQKQTTWEWKWAKNTYKKLLGSKPVEAEGEIILDHNYDGIRELDNKLPPWWVYLFYATIIFAFVYMFRFHVFGGYDQELEYEREIAAAQAEIEEYKKTAKDLIDANTVELLTDASDLKAGETIFAGNCAVCHKIDGGGSIGPNLTDDYWILGGGIKNVFNTIAEGGRAGKGMVAWKSNLKPSEMAQVASYVMNMHGTNPADAKEPEGEIWMDPNAPVDNVDVEQIDSTEIEVIIETDKPNPLEAGESTE from the coding sequence ATGAAACACAACAGACTTTGGTGGCTTCGCATTCCCGTCCTATTTTTCGCAGTACTCGGGCTCATGGAACTTTTTATAGATTCAGGCAACCTACCGGCGATTATCGCGTATCCGATGGCCCAGGTTTTTATGCTGTTCGTTCTTTTGCTTCTAATAGCGATAGAGGGCATTCTGGCGGCCATTGAGAACGTGATGTTCCACACGCTCGATGATGCGGCCAAGGAACGCTATCTCGCATCGAAACAAAAACAGACCACTTGGGAATGGAAATGGGCCAAAAATACGTACAAGAAATTATTGGGCTCCAAACCCGTTGAGGCGGAAGGCGAGATTATCCTTGACCATAACTATGACGGTATTCGAGAACTTGACAACAAATTGCCGCCATGGTGGGTGTATCTGTTCTATGCCACCATTATTTTCGCGTTTGTCTACATGTTCCGCTTTCACGTGTTCGGCGGTTATGACCAAGAACTGGAATACGAACGTGAAATAGCGGCGGCGCAAGCGGAAATCGAGGAATACAAAAAAACGGCCAAAGACCTGATCGATGCCAATACGGTAGAACTGTTGACCGACGCCTCTGACCTAAAGGCGGGCGAAACTATTTTTGCCGGTAACTGTGCCGTTTGTCATAAGATAGACGGCGGAGGATCAATCGGTCCCAATCTCACCGATGATTACTGGATTTTAGGCGGAGGGATAAAAAACGTGTTCAACACAATTGCCGAAGGGGGCCGGGCCGGTAAAGGCATGGTCGCTTGGAAATCAAATCTCAAACCCTCCGAGATGGCGCAGGTCGCAAGTTACGTAATGAACATGCATGGCACCAACCCTGCCGATGCCAAAGAGCCCGAAGGCGAAATCTGGATGGATCCCAATGCTCCGGTCGACAATGTGGATGTAGAACAGATCGACTCTACCGAGATCGAGGTCATCATCGAAACGGATAAGCCGAACCCCTTGGAAGCCGGAGAAAGTACGGAATAG